The Borreliella mayonii nucleotide sequence TTTTAGATTTTAGATAAGGAAAATATTTATGAAATACAAAATCATTGCAGGCTTATTTGTTTTTCTGCTTTTAAATGCTTGCAATCCAGATTTCAACACTAATCAAAAAGATATGAAGTATAATCTAGTAAAAAAGGGCCAAAATCCAATAAAAAAAGATTACAATCCAGTAAAAAGATGTTAGAGCTCAATACAGAAGCAAGCCCAAATCAAAAAGAAGGCCTAAATCAAGAAGCAAACTCTAACCAAGAAGAAAACCCCAACAAAAACACAGGAAACATAATGCTTAATAATTTAAAAAATTTAATAGAACAAGCTTACGTAGATAACGAAAAATATGAAAAAAGTTGGAAGAAGAATCTAAAAACCAATATGAAATATCAGCTTTTAAAATCTTAAGTTTGCCATCATCACCAGGCGAAAAGGTGGCCGCTGATACCGAAAGATCAAAAAGTTATAGAAAACTAACTTATAGCATCTTAATATCAATACTATTAATGATAATGACTTAAAGAATTTTTCAAAAATTGTAGAGTTGCTAGGCCAAATACAAGGCATATTTAACATCTTTAACTCACTGGGAGGTGCTTTTGAAGACATGGTTGCATTTTTCGTATCCCCCAAAAAGACAATCTAGAAAAACTAGAGACTTCAGATTTAGAAAGGCTTAAAGATTCTTTGGGAAAATTTTTATCTACAAAAAATTTCGTCTCAGAAATGATGCACCAACTCTTATTAGATTATCAAAATGATACAAATCGTATAAGCACAGATGAAAATAAGCTTAAATCTCGTGCAGATACACTTTTCAATCAAATGGCAAAAAAAGCTAAGAAGCAGAAAAGCTAAAAAATGATATATTTTCAATACGCAACCTTTAGGATATATATTAGAATTACCATAATGTAAAAGCCTATCCAAAAGGATAGCTTAATGTTTTAACTAAAGACTACAAAAAATTTTCAACCTATTTTACATAAACTTTAATTCTAATAATAAGTAAACCACTTTTCTATAATCTTTAATTTAATAATAGCGGTTAGCTTACACTTTGATAATTTTATTTTTAATAATTGACGGTTACAAACAAAAATTAAAATTTTATAACAAATTAAAGGTTTAATTACAAATTAATCAATCTGATAATGATTAATTTGCCTTGCTATTTTATTACTATTAACACAATAAATAAAAATCAAAAATGCATTTTAACTTACTCCTAATAATAATTACAATTTTATTTAAAGCCCTAAAAAAGAATGAATTTGCTAAAATAGGCAAATAACCAATGAAGCTATTCTTATTGGTTTTTCTCTGACTTATTAGCCCAAAAATTTTACCTATTTTCTGCTCTTATATTTAGAAAATCCTTGCGTTTTATTTCCTTTTTTAATTTACATAAATTATTATATGTAAAGCTTAATCAACTTGAGCATTCAAGGAGCTAGCTATCAACTTCTATTTTATTAGGAATGGAAACTCTTTTTTATATTTACTTGGATAAGTAATGAAATTTTACTTATTTTTTTATAACAACCTGTCTTATCACTTAGTATTTTGCTATATAAATCTTTCATATCTAAATACCCTTAAAAATATCTTTTGATTAGTTTTAAGATATATTCTGCGTTTATAAGCTTTATTATCACACATATATTCTATTAATTATCAATATAGTATTGGTTGCTAAATATTGGCTCTGAATAATATTTGATTTTCTCTATAAAAATCCAATTCTTTAAAAAAAATTTTCAAAATATATGGGAATACTCAATTATTGAACTAATAATTGAGTATTAAATATTCTCCTTTTTTAAAATTAAAAGAATTTATTATCAATATTTACTTCATACCATACATTCTTTTAAATTAACCTCTTATCTTTAAGGGGTTTTCTTTTTATATAGAGAAAATTAAAAATCAATTAAGCACTTTAACTTAAAACTCTTGCTAAGAAATATAACAACCTTTTTAAACTTATCCTAATTAATGCCTTTAACAAAAAATAATAAAGAATTATCCAATTATAATTTCCATGCAATTTATATTGAGATGAATTTGTTAATAAATAGATTTATTTTGGCTATGAATATACTTTTTAATGACAATATAGGTTCCCCCAATATAAATGAATAACTTTTGGGCCAAAAATAAGGTTTTCAGTAATACTTATCTAAATAAGTAGAATATTTTTTATTATAAATCTTTAAGGCGCTGTTTTTATATTATTAATAAATTTAGAAGGGTTAATATTGACAATGTAATCCTTATTATAACTGAATTTATTAAGGGCCATTTCCCATAAAGAACAATTAAATATTCTTAGCAAAAGAAAAGATAAGATCCTAGCATTTGTGCATTTATGCATATATTCAACAACCAATACTATATTGATAATTAATAGAATATATGTGTGATAATAAAGCTTATAAACGCAGAATATATCTTAAAACTAATCAAAAGATATTTTTAAGGGTATTTAGATATGAAAGATTTATATAGCAAAATACTAAGTGATAAGACAGGTTGTTATAAAAAAATAAGTAAAATTTCATTACTTATCCAAGTAAATATAAAAAAGAGTTTCCATTCCTAATAAAATAGAAGTTGATAGCTAGCTCCTTGAATGCTCAAGTTGATTAAGCTTTACATATAATAATTTATGTAAATTAAAAAAGGAAATAGAACATAAAAATTTCCTAAATATAAGAGCAAGAAAAATAGTCAAACCAAGAACTAAGCGCTAATTAAAAACCATACTAATAGAGCTCCCAATTAAAGTTATATAAAAGGAATGTTTGGAAAAATTATTAATGATTTAGGATAGTATGGACCTATAATACAATTATTATATAAATCAAAGTGGCATAGGCCCTCTTTGTATAAAAATAAATATTTTCTATCAAGTAAACTATATGTAATTGTGATATTTAAAATATACCTCTAAAATTAAGCGATACTAGGCGGACTTGTAATGCTTTACATAATAAAGATATAAATGCAACTCTAAATCCTAAGAAATATTATTATAAAGAAATAAAAACTAAAGCAGGAAATGCCTGAAGTAAAGTTTATGTATCTACATACCCTTTAGATAACTGTTCTTTAAAAAAACTAAAAAGCTATCATATAATGAAGCAAGAAGTTGCTTCTATAATCCTTGATTTAGAAACAGTAGTTTGCTGTATGAGACAAACTTCTCTTTCTCTGCAAAATATTGCAAAAAACATTCTCTTAAAAATCAACAAAAACTACTTATATAGCTAAAATTTTTATAAATTTTAGACTTAATAGATAAAAACAGTTTACTAAAATTATTCAAGGCTGCTATCATATAATAAGCTATATAATGAAAAATAAAACTTTTATATTCTTAATATTTTTGATTCAAAATTTGGCAATATATGCTCAAAACACAAACTATGAATTTAAACAAGCCAAAATGAAAAATCTAAAAGGAATATTTATTAATTATAAAGTCTATCTAACAGAAAATTTAGCAATTGATAATGTAAAAACTCTAAACCATATTTCTACATTCAAAATCAATCTTGTTATTGACAAAAAAATTGCAGCTTCTATTAAAAATGAGCAAGATGTAATTAGGGCCGGAAATGAATGTGGAATCTTTTTAGAATTTCAAATAAATCACCGCACATACTATGCCAAATTTTCATCAATAAAATATATTTTACAAGCAATTGAGAGTTTTGCTAAAATTAAAAATACAATTAATAATTCAGAAATTAAAAATCTTGAAGGTAACGGAATTTTTTTATACAAAAATGGTCTCTCATACAATTTAAAAACAGATTTTCAAGAAACAGCAATATTTGTAAATTTTCTTGGCTTTAAAGATAATACCGGAAGACCTTATTTTATCTTTTACTATGACAATATAGACAATAAAGATAAACATTTAAAAACAATCTTAATTTCCTTTGAAGAATTCCATAATGGAATAAGAGAAGGGCTATTCTTACTGAGAAATGAAAAGGCCATACTAGAATTCATTAATCTTTCAAAAGATTAATACAATAGATAATATTAAAAACATTCTAAAATCGATATCGTGTTACAAATCAATATCAAAAAATTTGTTTATACTAAATATCCTTAATTTTATATACTTTTAGCAACTGGAGCTTAAAAATTATTCAAATTTAAGTCAACTACCACCAAGTAATTTAGCTTTTAAATTAAAATCGTCCAAAAACTTTTTAAAAGGAACCTTATTAAAACTTACAATAACATCATTTCTAAATGCATAAATTCTAAATGCCGCTATATTATCATTACCTAAAGCAACAAATCTTATAAATTCGCTTTCCGAAATAATAAATTTATAAATTTCTACCTTAATATTTTTTTCAGTAATCACTGTTGTATGATCATAAGGAAAATATGAATCATAAAAATCATTATAATAAACAACGCGCTTGCTATTCTCTGAAACTAACTCTGCTTTAGACTCAAACCTAGTATCTGTGATTATCTTTTCAAGCTTTATTTGACCAGAATTTTTGGATTCAACTCTAACTAAAATAAAATACTCCCTTTTATTTTTTAACTTATCATATTTAATAGAAATTACAGACTTAAATATTCCATCTCTAGAATAATTTACCCCAATATCATATTGTGAATCTAATACTTGAGAAAACCTATCATAAGCTATTTGATAAGTTTGACAAGAAACTAAAAAAAATACCAAAATAAAACACTTTAAAATAAATTTTGAATTCATTAAAACCTCCCTTTAGTTTATCTTATATTTATTTTTATAAAATTTCTCAAAAATCAGAAAATTAAATAATATAATCAATTCAAATAAAAACATTCTAATTTTAAAGCTTGAATTAAAATTAAAAAACTATTATTATTAGGTGTTGTTCTAGCAAAAACCAATTTAAAAGATTAGATATAATCTAATCCCAATTTATATAAATTTCAAAGTGCATCTATAGGAGAAATAGTGTATACTGACCCAAGGTCAATTATTAATACTTACTTTGTAAAAAACAAAAAAATATTTATTATCAACCCCATAGCTTTAAAATTTGAACTTAATTTCGAAAAAACTATTCAAACAAACTCAAAAGAGAATATAGCGCTTAAAACATTTAAAGGTGGAGTCATTAGCTTAAAATTAAGATCGAATGAATTTTCTAAATTACCAAAAGACATTCTAAAAGGAAACCTTGAATTTTATATTAACTACGTAAGTGAAGAAAAACTCAAAATAGTTTACGACATGATGGTAGTCAAAGTTTATACAATTGATTTAAAATCAAGAAATAAAGATGAAATTTACCTAATTGGGCTTAAAATACTTGGCTCTATTTATAGAAAAGAGAATATAGACAATGCGTTTATTCCTATTATAAAAAATAACAATACTTACCTTTTTGAAAACAAATCAAACAGCAAAAAAGTTAATTTACTATTAAAAGGCATCGACAAGACCATTGAACTTCCCTTTTTAACAAAAATCAGCTATTCAAATATTAAAACTATTAATACAAATGATATAAAAACTAATGAAAATTTAAATGTAAACATTAAAACAGCAAATAGAATATTAATAAATCTAAGCACAAAAATCTACGAAGAACTAATCTTAACAAATTCAAATCAAATAAAAACTATCAACAACAAGCAAAAAATTTTAAAGACGTTAGGATCTTTTATTGAAAATGAGAATGGATTGGGAGGCAAAATAAAGTTAATCTTTCTAAAAAGAACAAATTTTTTAACTAAAAACTTAAACTTAAATGACTTAGACTTTATATTAAATGACATCAATATTATACAAGAAAATAGCTGTATCAGAATTGACATCACTTTATTAGAAGATAAAATCGAAAAAAAATACCTAAACCGAATCTCAAATATAAACCCATTTCTTAAAAATATCACATTATTGTAAAATTTTAGTCAAATAAATTACTGTAATCTGCCCAACCACATAATCTAATGACTCTTAATAAACACCTTAACAAAAGGATTCAATATATAACCAAACTCCTTGAAACTAACACACAATATATAATAAAATAAAATTAATGAGGTACTTATGTTAAGTATTAATGGTGTAAGACTTTATTCTTTAAAAGAATTCCAAAATATATTAGAAGATTCTTATAATCTTTCAATTAGCAAAAATACTATATCTAAAAAATCAAAAATTTTAAAATGCGCAATCCATGTAGACAACCGTCCTTACCTTTTAGAAGATTTTTGCACATATTTTCTAATGGACTTTAGAAGACCCAAACCTATAACAAATAGCATAAAAGAAACAATTCAATTAAGAATTGAGCAAGCAAAAAAAATAATGAACCGAAAATCCACAAAACATGAAATACAAATTGCTTCTAAAAAGATAGGTTATATTTTATAATCCATTACATTGACATTTTAAAAAAATTGTTATAAAATATAACAAAAAGCTAATTATTTTGTTTGTAATGCATCAAAAACTTAAAACGCAAGCCAAATAATTGAAAAAGCTTCTGAAACCACAACAAATTTAACTTCAGAAGCCAGGATAAGATAATGATAATAAAAATAAAAAATAATGTCAATACAAATTTTAATAATCTCATAACATTAGAAGAAATTATAAAGTACAATCAAAAAAATGCAAACTCTAATTTAATAGAATTAAAACACTCAAGACTAAAATCATATTTAACTAAAAAAAAGGCCATATACCAAAGGATACTCAAGGTATGCTGGGCAATCGAGCTTAAAAACAAAGAATACTATAAATCTAACAAAATTAAAACATATTCCACAATAGAAATATATAATATAGTTAATAAATGTCTTGCAAAAGATAATAAAAAAATATCAATCAGGACTTTAGAATATGATATATCATTTTTAAATCAAATACTCTTAATAACAACAAAACTAAAACATTTAGGTAAAGATAATGGAAGCTTTGCATTTTATATACAAAACAAAAATCTTTGGAAACACCGTTTTACAATTATTCAAGAAGCAATTAATGAAGAAATAAAAGAATATTTAAAAGACAAAAAAATAGTATCTAACTTTTCTAAAGAAATTAACAATGCTATAAACAAGAATAATATAAAAAATATAAGACCTAACAGCTCATCTGCAGATGAATCAACTGCAGATGTTATACCTAAAGGTATAAAAGATATATATAAGATAAAGAATTCTACAGAAAAAAACAATGAAAAAATAAATAAAATTTCCTATAAAGAATATATAGCGAATAAGTTAGTAAAAGTTCACAAAATAGAAAAACTCCAAATAGCAAAAATACTTAAAATAAGCAACAATGAAAAAACATATGTAAATGCATTAAGAAACTTAAAGTTAGCAATAGAAAAATATAAAAAAGAATATAATATTGAAGATATTTCAAATCATTTTATAAAAGAGTTTAAAAATAAATATAGTAAGAAAATATGGATGATGAACGGAAAAACCGAAAAAACAAATGACTTTAATGAAATTTGGGAAAAAAGATTTAAAAAAACCTTTTTAAATAAAAATTTTACAAAAGAATATCAAAATGAACATGAAAAAGAGAATAAAAAAATTGCTAATAACAAAAAAAGAATAAATGTTCTTTTTTCTAAAAGCAAAGGTTTCAAAAGAATAAGAAAAATTAAAATAAATTTAAATTAATATTTTTATATAACAAAAAGTCTAATCATATCCGGATTCTATTTTTACAAAAATTTTTCATTTCTTTTCAGGTAAATTAATATTTTGTTTATAAATAAAAATTATTTATATTAATTGCCTTACTTGCAAGTAAAAAAGACTTCGGGCAAAATTTTATATTTTTTATTTATTATAAGCAGTTTGTCATTTATAATGATACAATTTAAATCAACTCAAATTAAAAGCTCATACAATTCATAAATAAAGAGAAAATCATTTTGTTTTTACTAATCATTTTCTTTTGCAATATATATGTGTTTTATCAGAATAATCTGAAACATTAGATAATCTAGAATAATAAGAATGACTTTTATTATTATTCTCATCCAATTTAATTTGAGAATTTTTGATTTCAGACTCTTTTTTACTTGAACATTGATAATCCGAATTATCCATATATTTCTTTTCAAAATCAGAAATAGCATCTATTTTGTTTAGATCGTTATTTCTTGATAAATCACAACCCAATACTAATAAAAAAGTTAATATTATGGATAATAATGAAATAACAAATTTTTTGTTCATAAATCTTTTTCTCCCTAATTTTAATAATCAAAATTTACCTTACAAAAACTAAAAAAAACATAAGTAAAACATATTTCAAAATTAAGCATTATTGTAATACATAACTAATTTCATTTTTTATATAACACAATTAATTTAAATTTATATTTATTTTTTAGCCATGAAAATTATATTCTAAATTAACAATTTTTTAAAGCAAAATTTGCACAAAATTATATACTCATATAAATAAATAGAAATAAATAAAAAATAAAAAAAATATTATTTCATAAATCCAGAATAACGTATTAAATCATTCTTTCTTTAAAATAAAAATTTAAAATTAATTCTAAAAAAGAGATTTATTATAAATTAGAAACATTAAAAATCTTAAAAGAAGCTAAAAATAATGGATATTATAAGCTCTGATTGGTATAAAAGTTTTAATGTTTTTCCTAAAAATTTTAGACTTTAAAGAATACAAGTTTATTATTATTTTTAATAAATTGCTAATGCAATATAACTAAGGATTTATGAAAGAAGCGACTTTTAAATAAACTTTACAAAGAATTTAACCTATAATCTATATGTAATTTAGACGGAGATCTATTTGTAAAATAGATATTATTTTGACTTTGAATACATTGTTTAATGATATCAATAAAGGCTTTTATAGAAATTTTTCAAAAGCATTTAGATTTGTAAGATTTTTATATAACAAAATATTAAGTGATAAAATAGACTATTATGAAAAAATAAGCAAAATCTTATTAGTTGTTTAAGTAAATATAAAGGAGCGCTTATATTACTAAAGGAAGTTAATAGCTTAGCTACTTTATAGCACATGTATTGAATTAAGCTATGAGTATAATAATTTTTATAGAGAAATCAGAAAAGCAAATAGAATTCAAAAATCTCTTAACTATAAGCACAAGAAAAATAGGCAAACTTTTAGAGCCAATAATAAAAAGACTCAATAAGAATAGAAAATGAATATAAAGCTATTTAAAATAGGGCTTGTTTTGTGGTCTACATGGAAGCATTAAAATCAGCGAAATTATTAAAAATATAGTAGTAGAAAAAAATATACTATAGTAAATACTATGTTTTAGTAGCAGTTAAGTTTTTGGGTATTGAAAACAACAATAAAATTAAAGATGCTAAAAAAAAAGAGATAGTTGGTATTGATACGAATCAAATACTTTTTAGTAAGTATTAAGAAAGTTGAAAAAACCAATCATCCTAAATATCTTCTAAAAATAAAAATAAACTTAATAAATATCAAAGAAAGCTATCAAAAATACAAAAAGATCCTATTAATAGAGTTAAATCTAGATTAAGAGTTGTTAAGCCACATGAGAAAATTTCAAATCAAAAAAACTTTTACATAAATTATCTTTTTTTAGATTTTCATTTTTTCTATTTGCTCTAAACTTATTGGTTTAGAAGCTGAATGTTTTTATTCTCTTTAAAAAAGAAGTCCCTACCCCTAATCTTATTTGGAGAGGATTAATAGGGGTGTTGGGGACTGTTGGTAGATTGTTTTCTACCTTGTATATATAATATTTTATTTTTTTAATTTTGTAAATATTATTTAATAATAATAAATAAAATTTGGCTTTTTCAGCAAAATGTTAAATTCTGGCTTCTTTTTTATGATTTCCTTTTAATTTTTTAATTGTGCTGTTTGTTTTAACATTCTGCTGTTGTGATTGATGACTTTCAATTTTATTGATGGCTTTTAAAAGCCTTATTTGCCCCCTATTAAGAGCTTTTCCCTCATGTTTGAGCTTCAAAGGGTTTAATTTTTGATTTATTTTTTGAATTTCTCTGATTTCTTCTTCAGTTGGTTCATAATTAATCCATTTTTTATCTATCCAGCCTTTTTCCCATTCATAATAGCTTTCATTGAAGTTGGTTCTGTTTTGTTCGTCGAAGTGCCTTGCTAGTGCAGCAATTATTTTTGTTCCATATTTAAGCATTTTTTCTGTTTCTGTTTTTGTAATAAACGTGTCGTAATCATAATTTTCCCCAGTTTGCATATTAACAATATCAACTATAAGTTTAAAAGTATTTATGCAATTCATTGCAATATTTATGGATGAAAAATTGGGATCACTAAGTGCCTTAATATTAAGTTCATATTTTTTCTTTAAACTTACGGGAATTTTAAAAAAGTCAATTATAAAGCCATTTACTTTTGCTCGATAATTGGCTTCATATTGGGAATTCCCAAAGAAAGTTCCTTTTATGCCTCCAATTGTATATTCATTATAGTTTTTTTTTATTTCTTTTTGCATTTTTATCCTTTTAAAATAAAATATATTATTATAATCGATATATTACAATATAATACTATGTATTAATTGATATTATATATCAATTAATACATAGTACAAATAATAAAAATGCTTTTAATTTTGTTTTTTTTCTAAATTGTTGTAAATTTTAACTTATCTTTAACCTTTAACCATTTATAAAAAGTCCTAAGAAATTTCTTTCTTAAGGACTTTTTATAAATTTAACAAAAAATAATAAAGAATTATCAACCTATAATTTCTGTGAAATTTAGGTTAAGATAAGTTTGTAAAATAAATTTATTTTTATTCCGAATGAACTGTTTGATTATAAATAGAGATTCCTGGTAGGGAGGGATATGGCAATTATTTCTAGACCAAAATAAGACGCCCAGTAATACTTATCCAAATAGTCAGAATATTTTAGTCCTTTAAGGCACTGTCTTTAGATTATTGATTAATTTAAGCTTAAATGACTTATAAATTCTGCATATAATAATTTTTAGAGAAATCAAAAAGGGAAATAGAACGCAAGAATTTTTTTAAATATAAGAGCAAGAAAAATAGTTGAAATTTTGATAATCAAAAAAATTCGATAAGAATAGAAAGTGAATATGAAGCTATCTAAAATAGGATTTATAAAGCTATGTCTAAACAGGAGCATTGATAACAATAAACTTATTAAAAATGTAGTAGTAGAAAAAGATATTGATAATAAATATTGCATTCCAATAGCAGTTTAATTTTTAGATGTTAAAAATAATAATAAAATTAGAGATGATAGAAAAAGAGATAGTTGGTATTGATATGAGCACAAATCATTTTTTAGTAAGTATTGAGAAGCTAGAAAAACAAACATCTTAAATATTTACTAAAAATAAAAATAAACTTAAGAAATGTCAAAGAAAGCTATCAAAAAAACAAAAAGATTATATTATATGAATTATCTTATTATTTTGTAGCTAATTATAAAAACTTAATAATAGAGAGCTTATCAATTTAAAATATATAAAAAGCAATGTTTGGGAAAAGTATTAATAATTTGGGATAGTATGAGTTGTAAAAAAATCATCGTATAGCTCAAATTGACATGGAATTTATCTGCTTAAAGTAGATAGATATTTTATATTAAAGCAAACTATGTAGTAATTGTGGCATTAAAAATATAGCTCTAAAATTAAGTTATACTAGGTGAACTTGTAGAGCTTTGTTTGATAGAGATTTAGGATTACCTGAAATAAAGCTTGTGGATTATGCTCTTGGCAAATGATTGTTTTAATAAAAGCACCTAATAAGCTTTGTGGGATGAGGTAATAAGCTATTTCTATAATCTTTGATTTAGAAAATAGTAGTTCGCTAGTTTTTAAAAATATATAGATCTAATTAATTGTAAAATTTTATAAAAGTGGCTTCATCGATAGATGATTAAAATAATTAATATATGATATGAAATAATTAATATATGATATGAAATAATTAATATATGATATAAAATAATTAATATATGATATAAAATAATTAATATATGATATAAAATAATTAATATATGATATAAAATAATTAAAAGGAAGTTTGCATGAAAAAAATAGCATTTCATATTCAAAAAGGTGGTGTTGGTAAAACTACCTTAAGCGGGAATATTGCAAGTTATTTATCTAAAACAAAAAAAGTTATATTGGTTGATTGTGATATACAGCAAGGAAGTTCTTCTACATGGTTTCTTAATCATGAAATTCTTAGGTTAGATGTTAAAGATTCTCTTTTAAAGAAGGTAGAGGTAGATAAAGTATTAAAAAAAATACAAAAAAATTTTTATATTTTGCCATGTGTGCCTAGTGGAACTTTTAGAAGAGATGTGCAACATGAATTGCAGGATTTTCCATATTTGATAGATGATTTTTGCTTGGAATTAGAGAAATTGGGATTTGAATTTGCGATTTTTGATTTATCTCCCAGTTTTGAGCTTTGGGAGCGAAGAATTATTCTTGCAATGTGTGAAGTTGTTACCCCATTGACTCCAGAATTTTTAAGTCTTGAAGGAATTAATATTTTTAAAGAAGAGTTTGATTCTTTGTTAAAATCTTATAGAAAAAAGGTTAAACATGAGAAGATTATTTGTAATATGCTTAATAAAAGTTTTAAAAGACATAATTTGCACTTAAAGCAATTTAAAACTTTTGGATATGATCTTTATGAGGTTGGACAAGATGCTAAAATAGCAGAATCTCAGCTATATAAGAAGTCTATTTTTGATTATTATCCTGAGAGTAGGTCTGTCTTAGAACTTTCAAGATTGGGGGATGCTTTATGCCTATAAGCAAAGAGGTTGATTTAGAAGAAATTATTAAACAAAATGTTAGCAAATCTAAATTTGCTTTTCGTGTTGACGATGATGTTATTGGTAATAATATCTCAAGCGTTAAGCCCAATAGGTCAAAGATGACGATCAAACAAATAAGTGTAGGATTGAAATATGAATATTGGGTTGAATTTTATTCTATTTTAGACAAAAAGGGATTAACAGCTTCTGGTTTTATAAGAACTTTGATTATGGAATATATAGAAGCTTCTAAGAAATAATAATTTTGTCATTTAAAGCTTTTGCAAAAAAGTAATAAAGAATTATCTGTCTATAATTTCCATTAAATTTTAGGTGAGACTAATTTGTTAATTAAATATATTTATTTTGACTATAAATATATTTAATTGATGATATTAATAGAGGGTCTCCAGTAGAGAATAAGTCCATAAAACTTCCAGATCAAAAATAATGTTTTCAGAAATGCTTGTTTAAATAAGTAAAATATTTTTTCTTTATATGCCCCCTTAATTTGCTATCTTTAGATT carries:
- a CDS encoding plasmid maintenance protein, translated to MIIKIKNNVNTNFNNLITLEEIIKYNQKNANSNLIELKHSRLKSYLTKKKAIYQRILKVCWAIELKNKEYYKSNKIKTYSTIEIYNIVNKCLAKDNKKISIRTLEYDISFLNQILLITTKLKHLGKDNGSFAFYIQNKNLWKHRFTIIQEAINEEIKEYLKDKKIVSNFSKEINNAINKNNIKNIRPNSSSADESTADVIPKGIKDIYKIKNSTEKNNEKINKISYKEYIANKLVKVHKIEKLQIAKILKISNNEKTYVNALRNLKLAIEKYKKEYNIEDISNHFIKEFKNKYSKKIWMMNGKTEKTNDFNEIWEKRFKKTFLNKNFTKEYQNEHEKENKKIANNKKRINVLFSKSKGFKRIRKIKINLN
- a CDS encoding DUF5425 family lipoprotein, which produces MNKKFVISLLSIILTFLLVLGCDLSRNNDLNKIDAISDFEKKYMDNSDYQCSSKKESEIKNSQIKLDENNNKSHSYYSRLSNVSDYSDKTHIYCKRK
- a CDS encoding helix-turn-helix domain-containing protein, which produces MFNDINKGFYRNFSKAFRFVRFLYNKILSDKIDYYEKISKILLVV
- a CDS encoding ParA family protein yields the protein MKKIAFHIQKGGVGKTTLSGNIASYLSKTKKVILVDCDIQQGSSSTWFLNHEILRLDVKDSLLKKVEVDKVLKKIQKNFYILPCVPSGTFRRDVQHELQDFPYLIDDFCLELEKLGFEFAIFDLSPSFELWERRIILAMCEVVTPLTPEFLSLEGINIFKEEFDSLLKSYRKKVKHEKIICNMLNKSFKRHNLHLKQFKTFGYDLYEVGQDAKIAESQLYKKSIFDYYPESRSVLELSRLGDALCL
- a CDS encoding CRASP family complement regulator-acquiring lipoprotein — its product is MGKFLSTKNFVSEMMHQLLLDYQNDTNRISTDENKLKSRADTLFNQMAKKAKKQKS